A part of Oncorhynchus clarkii lewisi isolate Uvic-CL-2024 chromosome 17, UVic_Ocla_1.0, whole genome shotgun sequence genomic DNA contains:
- the LOC139369522 gene encoding uncharacterized protein, with translation MEKQLLFKKSSHSPPQLLFKKSSHSPPQLLFKKSSHSPPQLLFKKSSHSPPQLLFKKSSHSPPQLLFKKSSHSPPQLLFKKSSHSPPQLLFKKSSHSPPQLLFKKSSHSPPQLLFKKSSHSPPQLLFKKSSHSPPQLLFKKSSHSPPQLLFKKSSHSPPQLLFKKSSHSPPQLLFKKSSHSPPQLLFKKSSHSPPQLLFKKSSHSPPQLLFTKSSHSPPQLLFKKSSHSPPQLLFKKSSHSPPQLLFKKSSHSPPQLLFKKSSHSPPQLLFKKSSHSPPQLLFKKSSHSPPQLLFKKSSHSPPQLLFKKSSHSPPQLLFKKSSHSPPQLLFKKSSHSPPQLLFKKSSHSPPQLLFKKSSHSPPQLLFKKSSHSPPQLLFKKSSHSPPQLLFKKTSIVAGGIVMLEGHVRMSLQEGYHMREKDVFPVTHSVEIACNDDKLSLMML, from the exons ATGGAGAAACAACTATTATTTAAAAAGTCAAGTCACTCTCCTCCACAACTATTATTTAAAAAGTCAAGTCACTCTCCTCCACAACTATTATTTAAAAAGTCAAGTCACTCTCCTCCACAACTATTATTTAAAAAGTCAAGTCACTCTCCTCCACAACTATTATTTAAAAAGTCAAGTCACTCTCCTCCACAACTATTATTTAAAAAGTCAAGTCACTCTCCTCCACAACTATTATTTAAAAAGTCAAGTCACTCTCCTCCACAACTATTATTTAAAAAGTCAAGTCACTCTCCTCCACAACTATTATTTAAAAAGTCAAGTCACTCTCCTCCACAACTATTATTTAAAAAGTCAAGTCACTCTCCTCCACAACTATTATTTAAAAAGTCAAGTCACTCTCCTCCACAACTATTATTTAAAAAATCAAGTCACTCTCCTCCACAACTATTATTTAAAAAGTCAAGTCACTCTCCTCCACAACTATTATTTAAAAAGTCAAGTCACTCTCCTCCACAACTATTATTTAAAAAGTCAAGTCACTCTCCTCCACAACTATTATTTAAAAAGTCAAGTCACTCTCCTCCACAACTATTATTTAAAAAATCAAGTCACTCTCCTCCACAACTATTATTTACAAAGTCAAGTCACTCTCCTCCACAACTATTATTTAAAAAGTCAAGTCACTCTCCTCCACAACTATTATTTAAAAAGTCAAGTCACTCTCCTCCACAGCTATTATTTAAAAAGTCAAGTCACTCTCCTCCACAGCTATTATTTAAAAAGTCAAGTCACTCTCCTCCACAACTATTATTTAAAAAGTCAAGTCACTCTCCTCCACAGCTATTATTTAAAAAGTCAAGTCACTCTCCTCCACAGCTATTATTTAAAAAGTCAAGTCACTCTCCTCCACAGCTATTATTTAAAAAGTCAAGTCACTCTCCTCCACAACTATTATTTAAAAAGTCAAGTCACTCTCCTCCACAACTATTATTTAAAAAGTCAAGTCACTCTCCTCCACAGCTATTATTTAAAAAGTCAAGTCACTCTCCTCCACAACTATTATTTAAAAAGTCAAGTCACTCTCCTCCACAGCTATTATTTAAAAAGTCAAGTCACTCTCCTCCACAGCTATTATTTAAAAAGTCAAGTCACTCTCCTCCACAGCTATTATTTAAAAA AACGAGCAttgtggctggtggcattgtcatgctggagggtcatgtcaggatgagcctgcaggaagggtaccacatgagggagaaggatgtcttccctgtaacgcacagcgttgagattgcctgcaatgacgacaagctcagtctgatgatgctgtaa